Proteins from a single region of bacterium:
- the mvaD gene encoding diphosphomevalonate decarboxylase: protein MSGTATARSNVNVALVKYWGKRDATLNLPATGSISVTLDGLSIDARVAFAADADRFVIDGEPAAGEEAARLARFLDLVRGLGGRTEPATLETWSRVPRGAGLASSAAAFAALALAATRAAGLELDAAALSALARRGSGSAARSIHGGFVEWHRGTRDDGRDSVAAPLLAAGAWDVRVVVAITSTAPKAVSSRDGMARAQASPLYPAWVTGAEADLAEARAAIRARDLEALGALAEHSALKMHAIGLAARPPLLYWRGATVECVHRVWQLRADGVRGWVTIDAGPQVKVLCAAADAAAIEAALAAVPGVVRTLACAPGAGATVLA from the coding sequence ATGTCCGGTACCGCCACTGCCCGCTCGAACGTGAACGTCGCCCTGGTGAAGTACTGGGGCAAGCGCGACGCCACGCTGAACCTGCCCGCCACGGGCAGCATCTCCGTCACGCTCGACGGCCTGTCGATCGACGCCCGGGTCGCGTTCGCCGCCGACGCCGACCGCTTCGTCATCGACGGCGAGCCGGCCGCCGGCGAGGAGGCGGCGCGGCTCGCGCGCTTCCTCGACCTCGTACGCGGTCTCGGCGGCCGCACCGAGCCCGCGACGCTCGAGACGTGGAGCCGCGTGCCGCGCGGCGCCGGGCTGGCGTCGTCGGCGGCGGCGTTCGCGGCGCTCGCCCTCGCGGCCACGCGCGCGGCGGGGCTCGAGCTCGACGCGGCGGCGCTCTCGGCGCTGGCCCGGCGCGGCTCCGGCTCGGCGGCGCGCTCCATCCACGGCGGCTTCGTCGAGTGGCATCGCGGCACGCGCGACGACGGCCGCGACTCCGTCGCCGCGCCGTTGCTCGCGGCCGGCGCGTGGGACGTCCGCGTGGTCGTTGCGATCACGTCGACCGCGCCGAAGGCCGTGTCGTCGCGCGACGGCATGGCGCGCGCGCAGGCGTCGCCGCTCTATCCCGCCTGGGTGACGGGCGCCGAGGCCGACCTCGCCGAGGCGCGCGCCGCCATCCGCGCGCGCGATCTCGAGGCGCTCGGCGCGCTCGCCGAGCACAGCGCGCTCAAGATGCACGCGATCGGCCTCGCCGCGCGCCCGCCGCTCCTCTACTGGCGCGGCGCCACCGTCGAGTGCGTGCACCGCGTGTGGCAGCTGCGCGCGGACGGCGTGCGCGGCTGGGTCACGATCGACGCCGGGCCGCAGGTGAAGGTCCTCTGCGCCGCGGCCGATGCGGCCGCGATCGAAGCGGCGCTCGCCGCGGTGCCCGGCGTGGTGCGGACGCTCGCGTGTGCGCCCGGCGCCGGCGCGACGGTGCTCGCGTGA
- a CDS encoding hydroxymethylglutaryl-CoA reductase, degradative yields the protein MTSSRIPAFYRMSVPERQRRLAEALGLDEVEVATLTAADALPLDVADIMVENAVGTFALPFGVGLNFQVNGRDHLIPMVVEEPSVIAAASNAALVARAGGGFTAEADPGAMIGQIQLVQVPDPADAVERIAEAKRELLARAEELTPGLCRRGAGPRDIETHLVETPRGETMLIVHVIVDTGDAMGANAVNSLVEGIAPMVEDITGGAACLKILSNLADRRRARARVRIPVAALGRDGMPGEEVAERMLYAYEFAWADPYRAATHNKGIMNGVDAVAVATGNDWRGIEAGAHAYASRDGRYRSLSTWRIAEAHLEGAIELPMAVSIVGPAVESHPRVRLALRVLGVTSARELAGVMAAVGLASNMAAMRALATEGIQKGHMALHARAVSHAAGARGEEAELLRQRLIAAGEVKIDRARALLRSLQGT from the coding sequence ATGACCAGCTCTCGTATCCCAGCGTTCTACCGCATGAGCGTTCCCGAGCGGCAGCGACGGCTCGCCGAGGCTCTCGGGCTCGACGAGGTCGAGGTCGCCACGCTCACGGCCGCCGACGCGCTGCCGCTCGACGTCGCCGACATCATGGTGGAGAACGCCGTCGGGACCTTCGCCCTTCCGTTCGGCGTCGGGCTCAACTTCCAGGTGAACGGCCGCGACCACCTGATCCCGATGGTGGTCGAGGAGCCGTCGGTCATCGCCGCGGCGTCCAACGCCGCGCTCGTCGCTCGCGCCGGCGGCGGCTTCACCGCCGAGGCGGACCCGGGCGCAATGATCGGCCAGATCCAGCTGGTCCAGGTCCCCGATCCCGCCGACGCCGTCGAGCGCATCGCCGAGGCCAAGCGCGAGCTGCTGGCCCGCGCCGAGGAGCTGACGCCCGGCCTGTGCCGGCGCGGCGCCGGCCCGCGCGACATCGAGACCCATCTCGTCGAGACGCCGCGCGGCGAGACCATGCTCATCGTCCACGTGATCGTCGATACCGGCGACGCGATGGGCGCCAACGCCGTCAACTCGCTCGTCGAGGGCATCGCCCCGATGGTCGAGGACATCACCGGCGGCGCCGCCTGCCTCAAGATCCTCTCGAACCTGGCCGACCGCCGCCGTGCCCGCGCGCGCGTGCGCATCCCGGTCGCGGCGCTCGGCCGCGACGGCATGCCCGGCGAGGAGGTCGCCGAGCGGATGCTCTACGCGTACGAGTTCGCCTGGGCCGACCCGTACCGCGCCGCCACCCACAACAAGGGCATCATGAACGGCGTCGACGCGGTCGCCGTCGCCACCGGCAACGACTGGCGCGGCATCGAGGCCGGCGCGCACGCCTACGCCTCGCGCGACGGCCGCTACCGCTCGCTCTCCACCTGGCGCATCGCCGAGGCCCACCTCGAAGGTGCGATCGAGCTGCCGATGGCGGTGTCGATCGTCGGCCCCGCGGTCGAGTCGCACCCGCGCGTGCGGCTCGCGCTGCGCGTGCTCGGCGTCACCTCGGCGCGCGAGCTGGCGGGCGTCATGGCCGCGGTCGGGCTGGCGTCGAACATGGCCGCCATGCGTGCGCTCGCCACCGAGGGCATCCAGAAGGGTCACATGGCGCTGCACGCGCGGGCGGTGTCGCACGCCGCCGGCGCGCGCGGCGAAGAGGCCGAGCTGCTGCGCCAGCGCCTCATCGCCGCCGGCGAGGTGAAGATCGACCGCGCCCGCGCGCTCCTGCGAAGCCTGCAGGGCACCTGA
- the shc gene encoding squalene--hopene cyclase, which translates to MTVHEAQHDAGLRSRVEVAIARAKERLLALQQSRGHWQGAVEAAPNLEAEYVFVNRLLGRDRADADRCMAERLLALQGDDGGWTLAPGLPGHLSTSVEAYLALKLAGTPADAAALGRAREFIRAQGGLARTGVHTRFWLASFGQCPWWAVPALPVEMILLPPWAPLSIYAFSAWSRAMLVPFSLLVLQRPEVRLNPDERVDELWLRPPTPGDLRMPRSPSLLSKRNFFLALDRSLEALGRVRWKPLRRRAVARAIEWILRHQDSTGQWGGIQPAMVHAVLALHAVGFAKDHPVMVRGMQGIDDLLVQRGDRLVCQPCLAPTWDTALALRALLDAGTPPEHPALARAGEWLCAAQIFRPGDWAVRRPDLDPGGWPFELANDHYPNVDVSAVAALGLVDLPLATAPAGRRALARGVHWVSGLQSRSGGWAAFDTVAEAPVLDAVPFPDMEGVVDAASADSTGHVLELLGRIGFGADFGRVRRALEFLRTTQQPDGSWNGRWGVNAVCGTARALVGLAAVGEEPQAPYVRRAAAWLEAHQNADGSWGESVASYDDPSRCGIGEGTPTQTAWALQGLLAVESPRHPAIQRGVAWLVAAQGDDGGFTETPYTGTGVPRRSYLRFELNPLSYALRALGRFRAATETA; encoded by the coding sequence ATGACGGTCCACGAGGCACAGCACGACGCCGGGCTGCGCTCCCGTGTCGAGGTCGCGATCGCGCGCGCGAAGGAGCGGCTGCTCGCGCTCCAGCAGTCGCGCGGGCACTGGCAGGGCGCCGTCGAAGCCGCGCCGAACCTCGAGGCCGAGTACGTCTTCGTGAACCGCCTCCTCGGCCGCGACCGTGCCGACGCCGACCGGTGCATGGCCGAGCGCCTGCTCGCGCTCCAGGGCGACGACGGCGGCTGGACGCTGGCGCCCGGCCTGCCGGGCCACCTCTCGACCTCGGTCGAGGCGTATCTCGCGCTGAAGCTCGCCGGCACGCCGGCCGACGCCGCGGCGCTCGGTCGCGCGCGCGAGTTCATCCGCGCGCAGGGCGGGCTCGCGCGCACCGGCGTACACACCCGCTTCTGGCTCGCGAGCTTCGGGCAGTGTCCGTGGTGGGCGGTGCCGGCGCTGCCGGTCGAGATGATCCTCCTGCCGCCGTGGGCGCCGCTGTCGATCTACGCGTTCTCGGCGTGGTCGCGCGCGATGCTGGTGCCGTTCTCGCTGCTCGTGCTCCAGCGGCCCGAGGTACGCCTCAATCCCGACGAGCGTGTCGACGAGCTGTGGCTGCGGCCGCCGACGCCCGGCGATCTGCGCATGCCGCGTTCGCCGTCGCTCCTCAGCAAGCGCAACTTCTTCCTCGCGCTCGACCGCTCGCTCGAGGCGCTCGGGCGCGTGCGCTGGAAGCCCCTGCGGCGGCGCGCGGTCGCGCGCGCGATCGAGTGGATTCTGCGCCATCAGGACTCGACCGGGCAGTGGGGGGGCATCCAGCCGGCGATGGTGCACGCGGTGCTGGCGCTGCATGCCGTCGGCTTCGCCAAGGACCACCCGGTCATGGTGCGCGGCATGCAGGGCATCGACGATCTCCTCGTCCAGCGCGGCGATCGGCTCGTCTGCCAGCCGTGTCTGGCGCCGACGTGGGACACCGCGCTCGCGCTGCGCGCGTTGCTCGACGCCGGTACGCCGCCGGAGCATCCGGCGCTCGCCCGCGCCGGCGAGTGGCTCTGCGCCGCGCAGATCTTCCGCCCCGGCGACTGGGCGGTGCGCCGGCCCGACCTCGATCCGGGCGGCTGGCCCTTCGAGCTCGCGAACGACCACTACCCGAACGTCGACGTCTCCGCGGTCGCCGCGCTCGGGCTCGTCGATCTGCCGCTGGCGACGGCGCCCGCCGGCCGCCGTGCGCTCGCCCGCGGCGTGCACTGGGTGAGCGGCCTGCAGAGCCGCTCGGGCGGCTGGGCGGCGTTCGACACCGTCGCCGAGGCGCCCGTGCTCGACGCCGTGCCCTTCCCCGACATGGAGGGCGTGGTCGACGCCGCCAGCGCCGACTCGACCGGTCACGTGCTCGAGCTGCTCGGCCGCATCGGCTTCGGCGCCGACTTCGGCCGCGTGCGGCGCGCGCTCGAGTTCCTGCGCACGACGCAGCAGCCGGACGGCAGCTGGAACGGCCGCTGGGGCGTCAACGCCGTGTGCGGCACGGCGCGGGCGCTGGTCGGGCTCGCCGCCGTCGGCGAGGAGCCGCAGGCCCCGTACGTGCGGCGCGCGGCCGCGTGGCTCGAAGCGCACCAGAACGCGGACGGCAGCTGGGGCGAGTCGGTCGCGTCGTACGACGATCCTTCGCGGTGCGGCATCGGCGAGGGGACGCCGACGCAGACCGCCTGGGCGCTGCAGGGTCTCCTCGCCGTCGAGTCGCCGCGGCATCCTGCGATCCAGCGCGGTGTCGCGTGGCTCGTCGCCGCGCAGGGCGACGACGGCGGCTTCACCGAGACGCCGTACACCGGCACCGGCGTGCCGCGGCGGAGCTATCTGCGCTTCGAGCTGAATCCGCTCTCCTACGCCCTGCGTGCGCTCGGGCGCTTCCGGGCGGCGACGGAGACGGCGTGA
- a CDS encoding DUF481 domain-containing protein, which produces MLAVLLAILLLLPAVAHADEITVKGDTLKGTVKSLTGEDVEFETVYGKGTLSIPYADVERLDTEGAYRVFHGGGETRGRLTGVEDGAVVLTTADGTTERIATASIDEVYSEQDIADSFATRLHADLPYWSAEASTGLSLTRARVDTTAYAAGFRAERKRAPTRFLVVGDYTYSTQKEEGQDSTKLTDDAAGQVRFEYDFAQDWFAYGNGTAEYDAIQRLSIRGVPEAGLGYRLYETKDSFWSVYGGGAWVYERYFDGTHNDYASVVFGTETELALPYDATFRAGATYLPALDDWQNDYLIRSYASLSVPVWKMIAMKASLVDDYDSTPAPDTPPNSLSLLLGLALTF; this is translated from the coding sequence ATGCTCGCCGTCCTGCTAGCGATCCTGCTCCTCCTGCCCGCAGTCGCCCATGCCGACGAGATCACCGTGAAGGGCGATACGCTGAAGGGAACGGTGAAGTCCCTCACCGGCGAAGACGTCGAGTTCGAGACGGTCTACGGGAAGGGGACGCTCAGCATTCCGTACGCGGACGTCGAGCGGCTCGACACGGAGGGGGCGTACCGGGTCTTCCACGGCGGCGGCGAGACGAGGGGACGCCTCACCGGCGTCGAGGACGGGGCCGTCGTGCTGACGACCGCGGACGGCACGACCGAGCGCATCGCGACCGCCAGCATCGACGAGGTCTACAGCGAACAGGACATCGCCGACTCGTTCGCGACCCGATTGCACGCCGACCTCCCGTACTGGAGCGCCGAGGCGAGCACGGGCCTCAGCCTGACGCGCGCCCGCGTCGACACGACGGCGTACGCGGCGGGCTTCCGCGCCGAGCGCAAGCGCGCGCCCACGCGCTTCCTCGTCGTCGGCGACTACACCTACAGCACGCAGAAGGAGGAGGGGCAGGACAGCACGAAGCTCACCGACGACGCCGCGGGCCAGGTGCGCTTCGAGTACGACTTCGCCCAGGACTGGTTCGCCTACGGCAACGGCACGGCCGAGTACGACGCCATCCAGCGCCTCTCCATCCGCGGCGTGCCCGAGGCCGGTCTCGGCTATCGGCTCTACGAGACGAAGGACTCGTTCTGGTCCGTCTACGGCGGCGGCGCCTGGGTCTACGAGCGCTACTTCGACGGCACGCACAACGACTATGCGTCGGTCGTGTTCGGCACCGAGACCGAGCTCGCGCTGCCCTACGACGCGACCTTCCGCGCCGGCGCCACCTATCTCCCGGCGCTCGACGACTGGCAGAACGACTACCTGATCCGCTCGTACGCCTCGCTCTCGGTGCCGGTGTGGAAGATGATCGCGATGAAGGCGTCGCTGGTCGACGACTACGACAGCACGCCGGCGCCCGACACGCCGCCGAACTCGCTGTCGCTGCTGCTGGGGCTGGCGCTGACGTTCTGA
- a CDS encoding class I SAM-dependent methyltransferase: MTGDGASRTALVAALMRAVHRRTARPPLVDDPWAARLVSAEEQAELARRILDAATPDVHARLAALDDVDAILDATLPRHPTYGGVVLRSRVAEDALADAVARGAGQYVLVGAGFDSFCVRQPGFARGLAIFEIDHPATQAAKRERLAACDADVPANVRFVAADLAREPLAAVLGRCGFSATVPAFFSWLGVTIYLPRDANLATLRGVATAAAGGSELVFTYTDQRVLDARPPALEAQRARLAAAGEPWVSGFDPTTLARELAAVGLFLVEDLGPRELAARWCAGRSDGLTPGRIGHVARARVPR, from the coding sequence ATGACCGGCGACGGCGCGAGCCGCACCGCGCTGGTGGCCGCGCTCATGCGCGCCGTGCACCGGCGCACGGCACGGCCGCCGCTCGTCGACGACCCCTGGGCCGCACGGCTCGTGTCGGCCGAGGAGCAGGCCGAGCTCGCGCGCCGCATCCTCGACGCCGCCACCCCGGACGTCCACGCCCGGCTCGCGGCCCTCGACGACGTCGACGCGATCCTCGACGCCACCCTGCCGCGCCACCCGACCTACGGCGGCGTCGTCCTGCGCTCGCGCGTCGCCGAGGACGCGCTCGCCGACGCCGTCGCTCGCGGCGCCGGACAGTACGTCCTCGTCGGCGCCGGCTTCGACAGCTTCTGCGTGCGCCAGCCCGGGTTCGCGCGCGGGCTGGCCATCTTCGAGATCGATCATCCCGCGACCCAGGCGGCGAAACGCGAGCGTCTCGCCGCCTGCGACGCCGACGTGCCGGCGAACGTGCGCTTCGTCGCCGCCGACCTCGCCCGCGAGCCGCTCGCCGCCGTGCTCGGCCGCTGCGGCTTCTCGGCGACGGTGCCGGCGTTCTTCTCCTGGCTCGGCGTCACGATCTACCTCCCGCGCGACGCCAACCTCGCCACGCTCCGCGGCGTCGCGACCGCGGCGGCGGGCGGCAGCGAGCTCGTCTTCACCTACACCGACCAGCGCGTGCTCGACGCCCGGCCGCCGGCGCTCGAGGCGCAGCGCGCGCGCCTGGCGGCGGCGGGCGAGCCCTGGGTCTCCGGCTTCGACCCGACGACGCTCGCGCGCGAGCTGGCGGCGGTGGGCCTCTTCTTGGTCGAGGACCTCGGCCCCCGCGAGCTGGCGGCGCGGTGGTGCGCCGGGCGCAGTGACGGGCTCACGCCGGGACGCATCGGCCACGTGGCGCGGGCACGCGTCCCGCGCTGA
- the mvk gene encoding mevalonate kinase — MRTPARGRAGGKVILLGEHVVVYGRPAIATGLPLGLEAEVSAGDGPALASEHDGDPRGADLVRAACAATGLDPARVVVRVRSELPPGRGLGSSAALAVATLRACAAAAGRTLSTDEELALGRRLEGVFHGTPSGIDPAAAALGRCFGFVRGEPPVVTPLAPPAPLPLVVAFGACPRDTGAAVGGLRARWDAEPATYEALFDAVAAVVARGAEALLRGDLTGLGAAFDENQTLLERLGVSSDEIGTLVATARRLGALGAKLTGGGAGGAIIALATDPETLAARLADATGVQALALRVGRAQEVAA; from the coding sequence ATGCGGACGCCGGCTCGCGGCCGCGCCGGCGGGAAGGTCATCCTCCTCGGAGAGCACGTCGTCGTGTACGGCCGCCCGGCCATCGCGACCGGCCTCCCCCTCGGGCTCGAGGCGGAGGTCTCGGCGGGCGACGGGCCGGCGCTCGCGAGCGAGCACGACGGCGATCCGCGCGGCGCCGACCTCGTGCGCGCCGCCTGTGCGGCGACGGGGCTCGATCCGGCGCGCGTCGTCGTCCGCGTGCGTTCGGAGCTGCCGCCGGGGCGCGGGCTCGGCAGCTCGGCCGCGCTCGCCGTCGCGACGCTGCGCGCCTGTGCGGCCGCGGCGGGACGCACGCTCTCGACCGACGAGGAGCTGGCGCTCGGCCGGCGGCTCGAGGGCGTCTTCCACGGCACGCCGTCGGGCATCGATCCCGCCGCCGCGGCGCTCGGGCGCTGCTTCGGCTTCGTGCGCGGCGAGCCGCCCGTCGTGACGCCGCTCGCGCCGCCCGCGCCATTGCCGCTCGTCGTCGCCTTCGGCGCCTGCCCGCGCGACACCGGTGCCGCGGTCGGCGGGCTGCGCGCGCGCTGGGACGCCGAGCCCGCGACCTACGAGGCGCTCTTCGACGCCGTCGCGGCCGTGGTCGCGCGCGGCGCCGAGGCGTTGCTGCGCGGCGACCTCACGGGCCTCGGCGCCGCCTTCGACGAGAACCAGACGCTGCTCGAGCGGCTCGGCGTCTCGAGCGACGAGATCGGCACGCTGGTCGCGACGGCGCGCCGCCTCGGCGCGCTCGGCGCCAAGCTGACCGGCGGCGGCGCGGGCGGCGCGATCATCGCGCTGGCGACCGATCCCGAGACGCTCGCCGCGCGGCTCGCCGACGCCACCGGCGTGCAGGCGCTCGCGCTCCGCGTCGGCAGGGCACAGGAGGTGGCGGCATGA
- the hpnC gene encoding squalene synthase HpnC yields the protein MARAHYENFPVGSLLLPRRLRRDLAAVYAFARMGDDVADEEPQRPVADRLAELDGLEERLLACAADPDAVREAVFLALGHTIAAHQLPVQPFRDLLTAFRRDAAGETRTLATFADVLEYARCSANPVGRIVLGLFGHRDAERQARSDDVCTALQLTNFWQDVAGDLDRDRIYLPQEDLDRFPGSREALAARAATPPFRALLGFEIARTRDLFARGLALARMVDGRLRREVRLFAHGGLAILDRIAAVDYDVFARRPTLRRRDFARLLLRQLWPGA from the coding sequence CTGGCCCGCGCGCACTACGAGAACTTCCCCGTCGGCTCGCTGCTGCTGCCGCGCCGGCTGCGCCGTGACCTCGCCGCGGTCTACGCCTTCGCGCGCATGGGCGACGACGTGGCCGACGAGGAGCCGCAGCGGCCCGTCGCGGACCGGCTGGCGGAGCTGGACGGGCTCGAGGAGCGGCTGCTCGCGTGCGCCGCCGACCCCGATGCCGTACGCGAGGCCGTCTTCCTGGCGCTCGGTCACACCATCGCCGCGCACCAGCTGCCGGTGCAGCCGTTCCGCGACCTCCTCACCGCCTTCCGGCGTGACGCCGCCGGCGAGACGCGCACGCTGGCGACGTTCGCCGACGTCCTCGAGTACGCGCGCTGCTCGGCGAACCCGGTGGGGCGCATCGTCCTCGGCCTCTTCGGCCACCGTGACGCCGAGCGCCAGGCGCGGTCCGACGACGTCTGCACGGCGCTCCAGCTCACCAACTTCTGGCAGGACGTCGCCGGCGATCTCGACCGCGATCGCATCTATCTGCCGCAGGAGGACCTCGACCGCTTCCCGGGCAGCCGCGAGGCGCTGGCCGCGCGCGCCGCGACGCCGCCGTTCCGCGCCCTGCTCGGGTTCGAGATCGCACGCACCCGGGACCTGTTCGCGCGCGGCCTCGCGCTGGCGCGCATGGTCGACGGCCGTCTCCGCCGCGAGGTGCGCCTGTTCGCGCACGGCGGCCTGGCGATCCTCGATCGCATCGCGGCGGTCGACTACGACGTCTTCGCACGCCGGCCGACGCTGCGCCGCCGCGACTTCGCCCGGCTCCTGCTGCGGCAGCTGTGGCCGGGGGCGTGA
- a CDS encoding glycosyltransferase family 1 protein: MRIVLLHAPLFRAHWRREHDVVACGPHADCDRPLPLAPIRLGDLLADLPWTPDLLVVADDGQPLTVLGLEEAPCPVALVAVATHQHEHWQAPLGAACEAVFVAQQDSLATFADAGAGHATWLPCWAPDTLPAPTLVRALDATFVGTLDAATHPTRAPFLAAVAERVPLVVGGGERLAGYAASRTVLNHTESQALNFRVFEAMACGAALVTERAANGLGDLFTDGTHCLTYPPGGVASAVAAIRGLLADDRRRLRLADAGRAAVLAAHCARHRAATVLDGASAAAPRGDRHTTLARAWCQLAESVRPGAETVPALRVLERAYLAEAERLAQTAYVREPDRSGILGAVALARGEIVRAVERLEWAAHNGGAPVDHVACIEALVHAGELSRAVRTADALWFRHPDADVPAPLRAAMLALAQATGAGPGQA; encoded by the coding sequence ATGCGCATCGTCCTCCTCCATGCCCCGCTCTTCCGCGCCCATTGGCGACGCGAGCACGACGTCGTCGCGTGCGGCCCGCACGCCGACTGCGACCGGCCGCTGCCGCTGGCGCCGATCCGGCTCGGCGACCTGCTCGCCGACCTGCCCTGGACGCCCGACCTGCTGGTCGTCGCCGACGACGGCCAGCCGCTCACCGTCCTGGGGCTCGAGGAGGCGCCCTGCCCCGTCGCCCTCGTCGCGGTCGCGACGCACCAGCACGAGCACTGGCAGGCGCCGCTCGGCGCGGCCTGCGAGGCGGTGTTCGTCGCGCAGCAGGACAGCCTCGCCACCTTCGCGGACGCCGGTGCCGGACACGCAACCTGGCTCCCCTGCTGGGCGCCCGACACGCTGCCGGCGCCGACGCTGGTGCGCGCGCTCGACGCCACCTTCGTCGGCACGCTCGACGCCGCGACCCACCCGACCCGGGCGCCGTTCCTCGCCGCGGTCGCCGAACGGGTGCCGCTCGTCGTCGGCGGCGGCGAGCGCCTCGCGGGCTACGCCGCCAGCCGCACCGTGCTGAACCATACCGAGAGCCAGGCGCTTAACTTCCGCGTCTTCGAGGCGATGGCGTGCGGCGCGGCCCTCGTCACCGAGCGGGCAGCCAACGGGCTCGGCGACCTGTTCACCGACGGCACCCACTGCCTCACCTATCCGCCGGGCGGCGTCGCGAGTGCGGTCGCCGCGATCCGCGGGCTCCTCGCCGACGATCGCCGGCGCCTCCGCCTGGCCGACGCCGGCCGCGCCGCGGTCCTGGCTGCGCATTGCGCGCGACACCGCGCCGCCACGGTGCTCGACGGCGCGTCCGCCGCCGCCCCTCGGGGCGATCGCCACACCACGCTCGCCCGCGCCTGGTGCCAGCTCGCCGAGAGCGTGCGTCCCGGAGCCGAGACCGTTCCCGCCCTCCGCGTCCTCGAGCGCGCGTATCTCGCCGAGGCCGAGCGCCTCGCGCAGACGGCGTACGTGCGCGAGCCGGACCGCAGCGGCATCCTCGGCGCGGTCGCGCTCGCGCGCGGCGAGATCGTGCGCGCGGTCGAGCGGCTCGAGTGGGCGGCGCACAACGGCGGCGCGCCGGTGGACCACGTCGCGTGCATCGAGGCGCTCGTCCACGCCGGCGAGCTGTCGCGCGCCGTACGGACCGCCGACGCGCTCTGGTTCCGGCACCCCGACGCCGACGTCCCCGCGCCCCTGCGCGCCGCCATGCTGGCCCTGGCTCAGGCGACCGGAGCAGGCCCGGGCCAGGCCTGA
- the fni gene encoding type 2 isopentenyl-diphosphate Delta-isomerase codes for MAEPISERKRSHLDLCADGPVEHVGKTTLFEEVELVHDALPELAVDALDVATTLVGRPLRAPLLITGMTGGTAEAAVVNRDLAQVAEEHGIGFGVGSQRAMHVQPDLADTFRVRDHAPTALVFANLGSVQAASMATAEIEGLVRAVDADALCIHLNPAQEMIQPGGDRDFRGGLDTIRRVVRELPLPVVVKETGCGIAPRVAARLAEAGVRTIDVSGAGGTSWVKVEALRADPAGAALGQEFADWGIPTAAALAGVRGRGLEVIASGGIRSGLDVAKAIALGARVAGVALPVFRAYRAGGLDGARHYIDRLVTGLRTAMVLTGSPDLDALGRAPLVLGSRLRDWVPSGGGA; via the coding sequence TTGGCTGAGCCGATCAGCGAGCGCAAGCGCTCGCACCTCGACCTCTGCGCCGACGGCCCCGTCGAGCACGTGGGCAAGACGACGCTCTTCGAGGAGGTCGAGCTCGTCCACGACGCCCTCCCGGAGCTGGCCGTCGACGCGCTCGACGTGGCGACCACGCTCGTCGGCCGGCCGCTGCGCGCGCCGCTCCTCATCACCGGCATGACCGGCGGTACGGCCGAGGCGGCCGTCGTGAACCGCGACCTCGCGCAGGTGGCCGAGGAGCACGGCATCGGCTTCGGCGTCGGCTCGCAGCGGGCGATGCACGTGCAGCCCGACCTCGCCGACACCTTCCGCGTGCGCGACCACGCGCCGACTGCGCTCGTCTTCGCGAACCTCGGCTCGGTGCAGGCGGCGTCGATGGCCACCGCCGAGATCGAAGGCCTCGTGCGCGCCGTCGACGCCGACGCGCTCTGCATCCATCTGAACCCGGCGCAGGAGATGATCCAGCCCGGCGGCGACCGCGACTTCCGCGGCGGCCTCGACACCATCCGCCGCGTCGTCCGCGAGCTGCCGCTGCCGGTGGTCGTGAAGGAGACCGGCTGCGGCATCGCGCCGCGGGTGGCGGCGCGGCTCGCGGAGGCCGGCGTGCGCACCATCGACGTCTCGGGCGCGGGCGGCACCTCGTGGGTGAAGGTCGAGGCCCTGCGCGCCGACCCCGCGGGGGCGGCCCTCGGTCAGGAGTTCGCCGACTGGGGCATCCCGACCGCCGCGGCGCTCGCCGGCGTGCGCGGCCGCGGGCTCGAGGTGATCGCCAGCGGCGGCATCCGCAGCGGGCTCGACGTCGCCAAGGCGATCGCGCTCGGCGCCCGCGTCGCCGGCGTGGCGCTGCCCGTGTTCCGGGCCTACCGCGCGGGCGGCCTCGACGGCGCCCGCCACTACATCGATCGACTCGTCACCGGGCTTCGCACCGCGATGGTGCTGACCGGCTCGCCGGATCTCGACGCGCTCGGCCGTGCGCCCCTTGTGCTCGGCAGCCGGCTGCGCGATTGGGTCCCATCCGGAGGAGGGGCATGA
- a CDS encoding 6-carboxytetrahydropterin synthase: MGSPQRYSVVVAKDYLKFAAAHFICQPGFREPLHGHNYQVSVRVEADLGADGYVLDFGVVKRVAKALCEELDERMLVPLESDALSVEVGETHVALTTHDGHRFEFPRIDCALLPIVHSSAEELAAYLLGRLRGALAEAAGGRGIVALEVGVAEAPGQVAYCREAF, translated from the coding sequence ATGGGCTCGCCCCAGCGCTACAGCGTCGTCGTCGCCAAGGACTATCTCAAGTTCGCCGCGGCGCACTTCATCTGCCAGCCCGGATTCCGCGAGCCGCTGCACGGTCACAACTATCAGGTCTCGGTGCGGGTCGAGGCGGATCTCGGCGCCGACGGCTACGTGCTCGACTTCGGCGTCGTGAAGCGCGTCGCGAAGGCGCTCTGCGAGGAACTGGACGAGCGCATGCTGGTGCCGCTCGAGAGCGACGCGCTCAGCGTCGAGGTGGGCGAGACGCACGTCGCGCTCACCACGCACGACGGCCACCGCTTCGAGTTCCCCCGCATCGACTGTGCGCTGCTGCCCATCGTGCACAGCTCGGCGGAGGAGCTGGCGGCGTATCTCCTCGGGCGGCTGCGGGGCGCGCTCGCCGAGGCCGCCGGCGGGCGCGGCATCGTCGCGCTGGAGGTCGGCGTCGCCGAGGCGCCGGGCCAGGTGGCGTACTGCCGGGAGGCGTTCTGA